A genomic region of Helicoverpa zea isolate HzStark_Cry1AcR chromosome 8, ilHelZeax1.1, whole genome shotgun sequence contains the following coding sequences:
- the LOC124632770 gene encoding delta-sarcoglycan-like, whose amino-acid sequence MSVEGTSTNVIRGWGCTPTGEPPPAAVATENTSSKGCLATVFTKGWRRTTLYAILVFLMILVFLNIALTLWIVGALKLTMNGVGPIRIVKGGIHVDGQAWVVDNLVASTITSQVAQPITIHSHRNFSVQVVEPESSEHSKLFIKRDHLEFSGRALHVRDSRGGPVFSAARDEVRVFSDSLAVDGPGGINVRSAVQVPVVRAPPAFDLQLESLTRRLDLRAPENIFLESRAGKIDITSHGNIKLDSVVGAIKLNAQNIVINNLKEAVRTETPNKNVRSTKVYQLCACATGKLFLAAPESPCVAHDDDTELCR is encoded by the exons ATGAGCGTCGAGGGTACGAGCACAAACGTCATCCGCGGATGGGGCTGCACGCCTACTGGTGAGCCGCCACCAGCAGCCGTGGCCACTGAGAACACCTCCAGTAAAGGCTGCCTTGCCACGGTATTCACCAAAGGCTGGAGAAGAACCACTCTATACGCCATACTGGTGTTCTTAATGATCCTCGTGTTTCTGAACATTGCGCTCACCTTGTGGATAGTCGGCGCTTTGAAGCTCACTATG AACGGAGTGGGACCAATAAGAATAGTGAAAGGTGGCATCCACGTGGACGGTCAGGCGTGGGTGGTGGACAACCTGGTGGCGTCCACCATCACGTCGCAGGTTGCGCAACCCATCACTATCCACTCACACCGCAACTTCAGCGTTCAGGTCGTTGAACCTGAAAGCTCGGAACACTCGAAGCTCTTTATAA AGCGCGATCACCTTGAATTCAGCGGTCGCGCGCTACACGTGCGCGACTCGCGTGGCGGGCCGGTGTTCTCGGCGGCGCGGGACGAGGTGCGAGTCTTCTCCGACTCGCTGGCGGTCGACGGGCCCGGCGGCATCAACGTGCGCAGTGCCGTGCAAGTGCCTGTCGTGAGAGCGCCTCCCGCTTTTGATCTGCA GTTGGAATCTCTAACAAGGCGGTTAGACTTGAGAGCGCCAGAGAACATATTCCTCGAGAGCAGAGCAGGCAAAATTGACATTACATCGCACGGCAATATCAAACTAGACTCAGTCGTTGGTGCT atCAAACTCAACGCTCAAAATATAGTGatcaataatttaaaagaaGCTGTAAGAACTGAGACGCCTAATAAAAACGTGAGAAGTACTAAAGTGTACCAGCTGTGTGCGTGTGCGACGGGGAAACTATTCCTGGCCGCGCCGGAGTCGCCGTGCGTAGCGCACGACGACGACACCGAACTGTGTCGATGA